Proteins encoded together in one Aeromonas encheleia window:
- the ftnA gene encoding non-heme ferritin: MLAQAMIEKLNEQINLEFYSSNLYLQMSAWCEDKGFEGAANFLRQHAVEERQHMERLFTYVSETGAMPILGAIEAPPHEFNSLGDIFRTTLEHEYHITKCINGLAHVAFTTQDYSTFNFLQWYVAEQHEEEKLFKSIVDRLSLVGEDGKGLYFIDKELSELAKGAPASVMDGNA, from the coding sequence ATGTTGGCCCAAGCCATGATCGAGAAGTTGAACGAGCAGATAAATCTTGAATTCTATTCCTCCAATCTCTACCTGCAGATGAGCGCCTGGTGTGAGGACAAGGGCTTCGAAGGGGCGGCAAACTTCCTGCGCCAGCACGCCGTTGAGGAGCGCCAGCACATGGAGCGCCTGTTCACCTACGTGAGCGAGACAGGTGCCATGCCGATACTGGGCGCGATCGAGGCACCTCCCCACGAGTTCAACTCGCTCGGCGACATCTTCCGCACCACCCTGGAGCACGAATACCACATCACCAAGTGCATCAACGGCCTGGCCCACGTGGCCTTCACCACCCAGGACTACTCCACCTTCAACTTCCTGCAGTGGTATGTGGCCGAGCAGCACGAGGAAGAGAAGCTGTTCAAGAGCATCGTCGACCGCCTGTCACTGGTGGGCGAGGATGGCAAGGGCCTCTACTTCATCGACAAGGAGCTGTCCGAGCTGGCCAAGGGTGCACCCGCCAGCGTCATGGACGGCAACGCCTGA
- a CDS encoding BaiN/RdsA family NAD(P)/FAD-dependent oxidoreductase, giving the protein MMQVDVVVIGAGAAGLMCAAQAGYRGRSVLLLDNAKKPGRKILISGGGRCNFTNHQAGPHAFLSGNPHFCKSALARYTQQDFIELVDRHGVNYHERTLGQLFCLESAKEIVDALLTECDWAGVTLQCQTEILSVSKTDDGFLLETSKGEIGCQSLVVATGGLSMPKLGATPYGFKLAEQFGLNVLPTRAGLVPFTLHQAEKEAFADLAGVSLPVAVTAEDGTCFKEAMLFTHRGLSGPAILQISSFWLAGEKIHINLLPELDIPAALKAWAQAHPAQELKTVLGRELPKRFVDKLVELGQLSNKPMRQYNERELEAIATLLGDWQILPNGTEGYRTAEVTLGGVDTNELSSKTMEARKVPGLYFVGEVVDVTGWLGGYNFQWAWSSGWVAGQYC; this is encoded by the coding sequence ATGATGCAAGTGGATGTGGTGGTGATCGGGGCCGGTGCGGCCGGTTTGATGTGTGCGGCCCAGGCGGGATATCGGGGTCGCTCGGTGCTGCTGCTCGACAACGCCAAGAAACCGGGCCGCAAGATCCTGATCAGCGGCGGCGGCCGCTGCAACTTCACCAACCATCAGGCTGGCCCCCACGCCTTCCTCTCGGGTAACCCGCACTTCTGCAAGTCGGCGCTGGCGCGCTACACCCAGCAGGATTTCATCGAGCTGGTGGACAGGCACGGGGTGAATTACCACGAACGTACCCTGGGGCAGCTCTTCTGTCTCGAGAGCGCGAAAGAGATCGTCGATGCGCTGCTCACCGAGTGCGACTGGGCCGGGGTGACCCTGCAGTGCCAGACCGAGATCCTGAGCGTCAGCAAGACCGATGACGGCTTCCTGCTCGAGACCAGCAAGGGCGAGATCGGTTGCCAGTCTCTGGTGGTGGCGACCGGTGGCCTCTCCATGCCGAAACTCGGCGCCACCCCCTACGGCTTCAAGCTGGCGGAGCAGTTCGGCCTCAATGTGCTGCCCACCCGCGCCGGGCTGGTGCCCTTCACCCTGCATCAGGCAGAGAAGGAGGCGTTTGCCGACTTGGCCGGGGTCAGCCTGCCGGTGGCGGTGACCGCCGAGGATGGTACCTGCTTCAAGGAGGCCATGCTGTTCACCCACCGCGGTCTCTCCGGCCCGGCCATACTGCAGATCTCCTCCTTCTGGCTGGCGGGGGAGAAGATCCACATAAACCTGCTGCCTGAGCTGGATATCCCGGCGGCCCTCAAGGCCTGGGCGCAGGCCCACCCGGCCCAGGAGCTGAAGACGGTGCTCGGGCGCGAGCTGCCCAAACGCTTCGTCGACAAGCTGGTGGAGCTGGGGCAACTCAGCAACAAACCGATGCGCCAGTACAACGAACGGGAGCTGGAAGCCATCGCCACCCTGCTGGGGGACTGGCAGATCCTGCCGAACGGCACCGAGGGCTATCGTACCGCCGAAGTGACCTTAGGCGGGGTCGATACCAACGAGCTCTCCTCCAAGACCATGGAGGCGCGCAAGGTGCCCGGTCTCTACTTCGTCGGCGAGGTGGTGGACGTGACCGGCTGGCTCGGTGGCTACAACTTCCAGTGGGCCTGGTCCTCCGGCTGGGTGGCCGGTCAGTACTGCTGA
- a CDS encoding MFS transporter — protein sequence MEKTLSTDAPLTAQPSADALNTTTYPVIAAISFSHLLNDMMQSVLLAIYPLLKLGLNLSFAQIGLITLTYQFTGSLLQPLIGLYTDRRPMPYSLPLGMGFTLLGLLSLSQADSFGAVLLSAMLIGIGSSVFHPESSRVARMAAGSQPGLAQSLFQIGGNLGSAIGPLLAALIIVPQGQGSAAWFSLFALIGVVVLSFVGRWSSHHAANFHKRMKAHAGNGLSRRQIGWSLAILGLLMFSKFFYMTSLSSYYTFYLMDKFSLSLDSAQFHLFAFLFAVAAGTVLGGPVGDRIGRKRVIWISILGVAPFTLLLPHVDLFWTSVLSVIIGLILASAFSAILVYAQELVPGKVGTISGLFFGFAFGMGGIGAALLGQLADATSIETVYQVCAYLPLIGLLTVLLPTIRKG from the coding sequence ATGGAAAAGACCCTCAGCACCGATGCCCCTCTCACCGCGCAGCCCTCGGCCGATGCCCTGAATACCACCACTTACCCGGTGATTGCCGCGATCAGCTTCTCGCACCTGTTGAACGACATGATGCAGTCGGTGCTGCTGGCCATCTACCCGCTGTTGAAGCTAGGGCTCAACCTGTCGTTCGCCCAGATAGGCCTCATCACCCTCACCTACCAGTTCACGGGCTCGCTGCTGCAACCGCTGATCGGCCTCTACACCGACCGCAGGCCCATGCCTTATTCGCTGCCGCTCGGCATGGGCTTCACGCTGCTCGGCCTGCTCTCGTTGTCCCAGGCGGACAGCTTTGGCGCCGTGCTGCTGTCGGCGATGCTGATCGGCATAGGCTCGTCTGTCTTCCACCCGGAATCTTCGCGGGTCGCCCGCATGGCGGCCGGTAGCCAGCCCGGGCTGGCCCAATCGCTGTTCCAGATCGGCGGCAACCTGGGGTCGGCCATAGGTCCGCTGCTCGCCGCGCTGATCATAGTGCCGCAAGGACAAGGCAGCGCGGCCTGGTTCTCGCTGTTCGCGCTGATCGGCGTGGTGGTACTCAGCTTCGTCGGCCGCTGGTCCAGCCATCACGCCGCCAACTTCCACAAGCGGATGAAGGCCCATGCCGGCAACGGCCTGAGCCGCCGCCAGATCGGCTGGTCCCTGGCCATCCTCGGCCTGCTGATGTTCTCCAAGTTCTTCTACATGACCAGCCTGAGCAGCTATTACACCTTCTACCTGATGGACAAGTTCAGCCTCTCCCTGGACAGCGCTCAGTTCCATCTGTTCGCCTTCCTCTTCGCCGTCGCGGCGGGCACTGTGCTCGGCGGGCCTGTCGGTGACCGCATCGGCCGCAAGCGGGTGATCTGGATCTCCATCCTCGGCGTCGCCCCCTTCACTCTGCTGCTGCCCCATGTCGACCTGTTCTGGACCTCGGTGCTTTCGGTGATCATCGGCCTGATCCTGGCCTCCGCCTTCTCCGCCATCCTGGTCTATGCCCAGGAGCTGGTCCCCGGCAAGGTCGGCACCATCTCAGGCCTGTTCTTCGGCTTCGCCTTCGGCATGGGGGGCATAGGCGCCGCCCTGCTGGGCCAGCTGGCCGACGCGACCAGCATCGAAACCGTGTACCAGGTGTGCGCCTACCTGCCGCTGATCGGGCTGCTGACGGTGTTGTTGCCGACGATCAGGAAGGGCTGA
- the leuE gene encoding leucine efflux protein LeuE, producing MFESLGVINVWTYLIGLFFIIIAPGPNSIYVLRTGATRGIGPGYRAALGVFVGDAILIFCAYLGVASLIRTTPLLFTLVRYLGAIYLLYLGIRILHANFVAKQGAVHGESVQGENYFGKALTLSLTNPKAILFYVSFFVQFIDFNYAHTWLSYLVLAGMLEAMSFVYLTLLIFGGTLMARFFARKVRLARLGNGLIGLFFMGFAARLATISS from the coding sequence ATGTTTGAAAGTCTTGGGGTTATCAACGTCTGGACCTATCTGATCGGGCTGTTCTTCATCATCATAGCGCCGGGCCCCAACTCCATTTATGTGCTGCGCACCGGCGCCACCCGTGGCATAGGCCCAGGTTATCGGGCGGCCCTCGGGGTCTTCGTCGGCGACGCCATCCTCATCTTCTGTGCCTATCTGGGGGTGGCCTCCCTCATTCGCACCACCCCGCTGCTGTTTACCCTGGTGCGCTATCTCGGCGCCATCTACCTGCTCTATCTGGGGATCAGGATCCTCCATGCGAACTTCGTCGCCAAACAGGGGGCGGTACACGGCGAGTCGGTGCAGGGGGAAAACTACTTCGGCAAGGCGCTGACCCTGAGCCTCACCAACCCCAAGGCGATCCTGTTCTACGTCTCCTTCTTCGTGCAGTTCATCGACTTCAACTATGCCCACACCTGGCTCTCCTACCTGGTACTGGCCGGCATGCTGGAGGCCATGAGCTTCGTCTATCTGACCCTGTTGATCTTCGGCGGCACCCTGATGGCGCGCTTCTTCGCACGCAAGGTACGCCTCGCCAGGCTGGGCAACGGTCTGATCGGCCTCTTCTTCATGGGCTTCGCCGCGCGCCTGGCGACCATCTCCTCCTGA
- a CDS encoding sensor histidine kinase, which produces MLENQMMLLAVFERAALMLMTLFFLTRTRPFQRLFQKRDHTPAELVLVAAIFGLFAVFSTYTGIQVEGALINVRIIAIISGGILFGPWVGIPAGVISGLHRYLIDMDGNTSIPCLIASIIAGLLATWIHLNCRKSRLWLYGILAGMLCEGLTMLLIWLLTEPHEVGVEIVSHIAYPMIAGALCIGLIIKLVQDLDDEKELIAAKQAKLALDIANKTLPFFQKVDRHSLGQVCGVICNEIHADAVAITDTRDVLAYVGVGKDYYELDEHHAISDMTQRAVLLDQIIINNDLRQYHLSDFHSVIIIPLRENGAVSGTLKIYYRRTHRITSSLREMAVGLSQLISTQMEVSRIEQLKEMTRKAEFTALQSKINPHFLFNALNAISSLIRIRPQQARQLIANLADYLRYNLNKGDELIDIQEELQQVRDYVAIEQARFGDKLEVVFEVDDVHIQVPCLLLQPLVENAILHGIQPRSAPGRVTIEVRQLAGGIRVAVRDTGYGISQAVIDGVAAGRVESRSIGLMNVHQRVKLLYGDGLQLRRLEPGTEVCFYLPDPEAMPC; this is translated from the coding sequence ATGCTCGAAAATCAGATGATGTTGTTGGCGGTGTTTGAACGGGCGGCCCTGATGCTGATGACCCTGTTCTTCCTGACCCGCACCCGCCCGTTCCAGCGCCTGTTCCAGAAGCGGGATCACACCCCGGCCGAGCTGGTGCTGGTCGCGGCCATCTTCGGTCTGTTCGCGGTGTTCAGCACCTACACCGGCATCCAGGTGGAGGGGGCGCTGATCAACGTGCGGATCATCGCCATCATCTCGGGCGGCATCCTGTTCGGCCCCTGGGTCGGTATCCCGGCCGGGGTCATCTCCGGCCTGCATCGTTACCTCATCGACATGGATGGCAACACCTCAATCCCTTGCCTCATCGCCAGCATCATCGCCGGCCTGCTGGCCACCTGGATCCACCTCAACTGCCGCAAGTCCCGGCTCTGGCTGTACGGCATACTGGCGGGCATGTTGTGCGAGGGGCTGACCATGCTGCTGATCTGGCTGCTGACCGAACCCCATGAGGTGGGGGTGGAGATCGTCAGCCACATCGCCTACCCGATGATCGCCGGGGCGCTCTGCATCGGCCTCATCATCAAGCTGGTGCAGGATCTGGATGACGAGAAGGAGTTGATCGCCGCCAAGCAGGCCAAGCTGGCCCTCGACATCGCCAACAAGACGCTGCCGTTTTTCCAGAAGGTCGATCGTCACTCCCTCGGTCAGGTGTGTGGCGTCATCTGCAACGAGATCCATGCCGATGCGGTGGCCATCACCGACACCCGCGACGTGCTGGCCTATGTGGGGGTGGGCAAGGATTACTACGAGCTGGATGAGCACCACGCCATCAGTGACATGACCCAGCGGGCCGTGCTGCTGGATCAGATCATCATCAACAACGATCTGCGCCAGTATCACCTGTCCGACTTCCACTCGGTCATCATCATCCCGCTGCGGGAGAATGGCGCCGTCAGCGGCACCCTCAAGATCTATTACCGCCGCACCCACCGCATCACCAGCTCGTTGCGGGAGATGGCGGTGGGTCTCTCCCAGCTCATCTCCACCCAGATGGAGGTGTCGCGCATCGAGCAGCTCAAGGAGATGACCCGCAAGGCGGAGTTCACCGCGCTGCAGAGCAAGATCAATCCCCACTTCCTGTTCAACGCCCTCAATGCCATCTCGTCGCTGATCCGCATCCGCCCCCAGCAGGCGCGCCAGCTCATCGCCAACCTGGCGGACTACCTGCGCTACAACCTCAACAAGGGGGACGAGCTGATCGACATCCAGGAGGAGCTGCAGCAGGTGCGCGACTACGTGGCCATCGAGCAGGCCCGCTTCGGCGACAAGCTGGAGGTGGTGTTCGAGGTGGACGATGTACACATCCAGGTGCCCTGCCTGCTGCTGCAACCGCTGGTGGAGAACGCCATCCTGCACGGCATCCAGCCCCGCAGCGCCCCGGGGCGGGTCACCATAGAGGTGAGGCAACTGGCGGGCGGCATCCGGGTGGCGGTGCGTGACACCGGTTATGGCATCAGCCAGGCGGTGATCGACGGGGTGGCCGCCGGCCGGGTGGAGAGCCGCAGCATAGGCCTGATGAACGTGCATCAGCGCGTCAAACTCTTGTACGGGGACGGGTTGCAGCTCAGGCGGCTGGAACCCGGCACCGAAGTCTGTTTCTATCTGCCGGATCCGGAGGCAATGCCATGCTGA
- a CDS encoding LytR/AlgR family response regulator transcription factor: MLRAIIVEDEYLAREELIYLVNQHSQIEIVASFEDGLEAFKYLQDHEVDVVFLDIQIPSIDGLLLAKNLHKSSHPPHIVFVTAYKEFAVEAFELEAFDYILKPYNEPRIINLLQKLEHAGKLKPSQAAEAGEGSGSQNRTVNLVKGERIIVTPCEQIYYAEADEKLTYVYTRTDRYVMAMTISEFVGRLPAEGFFRCHRSYCVNINKIREIVPWFNSTYLIRLHDLPFEVPVSRSNIKAFRQLMRL, encoded by the coding sequence ATGTTGAGAGCCATTATTGTTGAAGATGAATACCTGGCCCGGGAGGAGCTGATCTACCTGGTGAACCAGCACAGCCAGATAGAGATAGTGGCGAGTTTCGAGGATGGGCTGGAGGCGTTCAAATACCTGCAGGATCACGAGGTGGACGTGGTGTTTCTGGATATCCAGATCCCCTCCATCGACGGCCTGCTGCTGGCCAAGAACCTGCACAAGTCGAGCCACCCGCCCCACATAGTGTTCGTCACCGCCTACAAGGAGTTTGCGGTGGAGGCGTTCGAGCTGGAGGCGTTCGACTATATCCTCAAGCCCTACAACGAGCCGCGCATCATCAACCTGCTGCAAAAACTCGAGCACGCCGGCAAGCTGAAACCGAGCCAGGCCGCCGAGGCGGGCGAGGGGAGTGGCAGCCAGAACCGCACCGTCAATCTGGTGAAGGGGGAGCGCATCATAGTCACCCCCTGCGAGCAGATCTACTACGCGGAGGCGGACGAGAAGCTGACCTATGTCTACACCCGCACCGATCGCTATGTGATGGCCATGACCATCAGCGAGTTTGTCGGTCGGCTGCCGGCCGAGGGCTTCTTTCGCTGCCACCGATCCTACTGCGTCAACATCAACAAGATCCGCGAGATAGTGCCCTGGTTCAACAGCACCTATCTCATCCGGCTCCATGATCTGCCGTTCGAGGTACCGGTCAGCCGCAGCAACATCAAGGCGTTCCGTCAGCTGATGCGGCTTTAA
- a CDS encoding L-lactate MFS transporter produces MTKEMNRTRYLTLIGTIITQFALGSVYTWSLFNAQLSDKLDEPVSQVAFAFGLLSLSLAVASSLAGKLQERFGVRNVTLGAGVLLGIGFFLTAHASNLAMLYLCAGILVGFADGTGYLMTLSNCVKWFPERKGLISACSIGAYGLGSLGFKYINLLLLSSSGLEATFQLWGLIAMSMVLVGGMLMKDAPQQAASSQQTESRDFTLAEAMRKPQYWMLALMFLTACMSGLYVIGVAKDIGENMVGLSTAVAANAVAVIAMANLGGRLVLGILSDKMSRIRVITIAQLITLCGMGLLLFVPLNANLFFVAVACVAFSFGGTITVYPSLVSDFFGLNNLTKNYGVIYLGFGLGSIIGSIVASLFGGFMATFNLILVLLVVALVLSLTIRLPAPKASYAD; encoded by the coding sequence ATGACCAAAGAGATGAACCGCACCCGGTACCTGACCCTGATAGGTACCATCATCACCCAGTTCGCCCTGGGGTCCGTCTATACCTGGAGCCTGTTCAACGCCCAGCTCTCCGACAAGCTGGATGAGCCGGTCAGCCAGGTGGCCTTCGCCTTCGGTCTGCTCAGCCTGTCGCTGGCGGTCGCCTCCTCCCTGGCGGGCAAGCTGCAGGAGCGGTTCGGGGTGCGCAACGTCACCCTCGGGGCCGGCGTGCTGCTCGGCATCGGCTTCTTCCTCACCGCCCATGCCAGCAACCTGGCCATGCTCTATCTCTGCGCCGGCATCCTGGTGGGCTTCGCCGACGGCACCGGCTACCTGATGACGCTCTCCAACTGCGTGAAGTGGTTCCCGGAGCGCAAGGGGCTGATCTCCGCCTGCTCCATCGGCGCCTATGGCCTCGGCAGCCTCGGCTTCAAATACATCAACCTGCTGCTGCTCTCCAGCTCGGGTCTGGAGGCGACCTTCCAGCTGTGGGGCCTGATCGCCATGTCCATGGTGCTGGTGGGCGGCATGCTGATGAAGGATGCCCCTCAACAGGCCGCGTCCTCCCAGCAGACCGAGAGCCGTGACTTCACCCTGGCCGAGGCCATGCGCAAGCCGCAGTACTGGATGCTGGCGCTGATGTTCCTCACCGCCTGCATGAGCGGCCTCTATGTCATCGGGGTGGCCAAGGACATCGGTGAGAACATGGTGGGTCTGTCTACCGCGGTGGCGGCCAATGCGGTGGCGGTGATCGCCATGGCCAACCTGGGCGGCCGGCTGGTGCTGGGCATCCTCTCCGACAAGATGTCCCGCATCCGGGTCATCACCATAGCCCAGCTGATCACCCTGTGCGGTATGGGGCTGCTGCTGTTCGTGCCGCTCAACGCCAACCTGTTCTTCGTGGCGGTGGCCTGCGTGGCCTTCAGCTTCGGCGGCACCATCACCGTCTACCCTTCCCTGGTGAGCGACTTCTTCGGGCTCAACAACCTGACCAAGAACTACGGTGTCATATACCTGGGCTTCGGGCTGGGCAGCATCATCGGCTCCATCGTCGCCTCCCTGTTTGGCGGCTTCATGGCGACCTTCAACCTGATCCTGGTATTGCTGGTGGTGGCCCTGGTGCTCTCCCTCACCATCCGCCTGCCGGCGCCCAAGGCCAGCTACGCCGACTGA
- a CDS encoding TonB-dependent receptor domain-containing protein: MSKKLLVAALLPTAAFAQTSLPANETMVVTANRVEQPISSVLAPIVVIDRAEIDARQVQSLPDLLKTLPGVQITTLGGRGHMSSLFIRGTNSNHSLVLVNGRPIAAMVAGTPDLSQIPLGNIERVEYIRGPRAAVYGADAIGGVINLITKTSAKNGSETHLKGGVGSNGYGQGQLRTVQALGQQTDMNMMIGYERADGFDVVAGAQQPDRDGFDSLNGQLGLNHAFNDAWSADFNAQGYDNQTEMDDPYQAADQSRVQAFQYDGALKYQADHFNSRLEASYGENKLKSWLESQGESSAEPIHTGLTRFSWINSWSGIEGLLLTGGADWQQEQLKSDSRSYGKSFDAPDRDNTGLFAVGSYRWQALQFELSGRTDDNEQYGRHNTWSAASGLDIDDNHNVRLSYGTGFKAPTFLDLYYPGYENPDLKPEESKNLELDFSGRYTAWDWSVNLYRNQIQNLIACQSAFSTCKPDNTDAEIRGVELALGLETGPLHHDLSFDYTKTEDKNDGDQPLLRRAKQKASWLTQVQLGPVDLSTELLYVGKRDDKDFSSFPAERVVLSSYTLVNLGASYGVTPALTLGGRIDNLFDRDYVPAYGYASPGTEFKLTADYRL; the protein is encoded by the coding sequence ATGTCCAAGAAACTATTGGTGGCTGCCCTGTTGCCAACGGCGGCCTTCGCCCAGACTTCCCTGCCTGCCAATGAGACCATGGTGGTGACCGCCAACCGGGTGGAGCAACCCATCAGCTCGGTGCTGGCGCCCATTGTGGTGATCGATCGCGCCGAGATCGACGCCCGCCAGGTGCAGAGCCTGCCGGATCTGCTGAAGACCCTGCCGGGGGTGCAGATCACCACCCTGGGTGGACGGGGGCACATGAGCAGCCTGTTCATCCGCGGTACCAACTCCAACCACTCGCTGGTGCTGGTCAATGGCCGCCCCATCGCCGCCATGGTGGCCGGTACGCCAGATCTCAGCCAGATCCCGCTCGGCAACATCGAACGCGTCGAGTATATCCGCGGCCCGCGAGCGGCGGTCTACGGCGCGGATGCCATAGGTGGCGTCATCAACCTCATCACCAAGACCTCCGCCAAGAATGGCAGCGAGACCCACCTGAAGGGGGGGGTTGGCAGCAACGGCTATGGCCAGGGTCAGCTGCGTACCGTGCAGGCACTCGGCCAGCAGACCGACATGAATATGATGATCGGCTACGAACGCGCCGATGGTTTCGACGTGGTGGCCGGTGCCCAGCAGCCGGATCGGGACGGCTTCGACAGCCTGAACGGCCAGCTCGGGCTGAACCATGCCTTCAACGATGCCTGGAGCGCCGACTTCAACGCCCAGGGCTACGACAACCAGACCGAGATGGATGATCCCTATCAGGCGGCGGATCAGAGCCGGGTGCAGGCCTTTCAGTATGATGGTGCGCTCAAGTATCAGGCCGACCACTTCAATAGCCGGCTCGAGGCCAGTTATGGTGAGAACAAGCTGAAGAGCTGGCTGGAGAGCCAGGGGGAGTCGAGTGCCGAGCCCATTCATACCGGCCTGACCCGCTTCTCCTGGATCAACAGCTGGAGCGGCATCGAGGGGCTGCTGCTGACCGGGGGGGCCGACTGGCAGCAGGAGCAGCTGAAATCCGACTCTCGCAGCTACGGCAAGTCGTTCGATGCACCGGATCGCGACAACACCGGGCTGTTTGCCGTCGGCAGCTATCGCTGGCAGGCGCTGCAGTTCGAGCTGTCCGGCCGTACCGATGACAACGAGCAGTACGGTCGTCACAACACCTGGTCTGCCGCCAGCGGTCTGGACATAGATGACAATCACAATGTCCGGTTGAGCTACGGCACCGGCTTCAAGGCGCCGACCTTCCTCGACCTCTATTACCCAGGTTACGAGAACCCGGATCTGAAGCCGGAAGAGAGCAAGAACCTGGAGCTGGACTTCTCCGGCCGCTACACCGCCTGGGACTGGTCCGTGAACCTGTATCGCAACCAGATCCAGAACCTGATCGCCTGCCAGAGCGCCTTCTCCACCTGCAAGCCGGACAACACGGATGCGGAGATCCGTGGCGTGGAACTGGCGCTGGGTCTGGAGACCGGTCCGCTTCATCATGACCTGAGCTTCGATTACACCAAGACCGAAGACAAGAATGACGGCGACCAGCCGCTGCTGCGCCGCGCCAAGCAGAAGGCCAGCTGGCTGACCCAGGTACAGCTGGGCCCGGTCGATCTGTCGACCGAGCTGCTCTATGTGGGCAAGCGGGATGACAAGGACTTCAGCAGCTTCCCGGCAGAGCGGGTGGTGTTGAGCTCCTATACCCTGGTCAACCTGGGCGCCAGCTACGGGGTGACCCCTGCGCTCACCCTGGGCGGCCGCATCGACAACCTGTTCGATCGCGACTATGTCCCGGCCTATGGCTATGCCTCACCGGGCACCGAGTTCAAGCTGACGGCCGACTACCGTCTCTGA
- the murI gene encoding glutamate racemase: MANILVFDSGMGGLTVYREIRRTLPAHNYFYCFDNANFPYGELSEPDLIAACGRLITQMVAEQAIDLVVIACNTASTIALPSLRAALTIPVVGVVPAIKPAAALTRNGCIGLLATPGTVSRAYTHQLIAQFAPDKRVLLKGATELVIEAEHKLAGRPVNMALLREVLADWIEGEPRPDTLVLGCTHFPLLDDEIRQLMPDCQLVDSGSAVARRVANLLATTTSATSASAQARAYCTRLDCEAQKLTAPLQAWGLSSLEEVEY; the protein is encoded by the coding sequence GTGGCCAATATTCTAGTGTTCGATTCAGGCATGGGCGGTTTGACCGTCTATCGCGAGATCCGTCGCACCTTGCCGGCGCACAACTATTTCTACTGTTTCGACAATGCCAACTTCCCCTATGGCGAACTGAGCGAGCCGGATCTGATCGCGGCCTGTGGTCGCCTGATCACGCAGATGGTGGCCGAGCAGGCCATCGATCTGGTGGTGATCGCCTGCAACACCGCCAGCACCATAGCCCTGCCATCCTTGCGCGCCGCCCTGACTATTCCGGTGGTGGGCGTGGTACCGGCCATCAAGCCGGCGGCTGCCCTGACCCGCAATGGTTGCATCGGGCTGCTGGCCACCCCGGGCACCGTCAGTCGTGCCTACACCCATCAACTCATCGCCCAGTTTGCGCCGGACAAACGGGTGCTGCTCAAGGGAGCGACCGAGCTGGTGATCGAGGCCGAACACAAGCTGGCCGGTCGGCCGGTCAATATGGCGCTGTTGCGAGAGGTGTTGGCGGACTGGATAGAAGGGGAGCCGAGGCCGGATACGCTGGTGCTGGGCTGCACCCACTTCCCGCTGCTCGATGACGAGATCCGGCAACTGATGCCGGACTGCCAGCTGGTGGATTCGGGCAGCGCGGTGGCGAGGCGAGTGGCCAATCTGCTGGCAACCACCACTTCTGCCACATCTGCCAGCGCGCAGGCCAGAGCCTATTGCACTCGGCTGGACTGTGAGGCCCAAAAACTGACAGCCCCCTTGCAAGCATGGGGGCTGTCATCACTCGAAGAGGTAGAGTACTGA
- a CDS encoding RNA recognition motif domain-containing protein, which yields MNLSKFPVYVQAAVLALVLALVGYLVAQALQFSLKAEVIFAVGLAIGGFVVPLFLNRTPAAAVEQTAGQETCTLYVGNLPYRANEIAVRELFAEQGQVISVRLMKDKATGKRRGFGFVEMPAADAAKAITALNDKEYQQRTLKVREANDKRDRDEREGSDVDA from the coding sequence ATGAATTTATCCAAGTTTCCCGTTTACGTGCAGGCGGCCGTTCTCGCTCTGGTGTTGGCGCTGGTCGGTTATCTGGTAGCCCAGGCCCTGCAGTTTTCTTTGAAAGCCGAAGTGATTTTTGCCGTGGGTCTGGCCATTGGCGGTTTCGTCGTACCGCTGTTCCTTAACCGGACCCCAGCCGCTGCGGTCGAGCAGACCGCCGGCCAAGAGACTTGTACATTATATGTAGGCAACCTGCCCTACCGTGCCAACGAGATCGCCGTGCGTGAACTGTTTGCCGAGCAGGGCCAGGTCATTTCCGTCCGTCTGATGAAAGACAAGGCCACTGGCAAGCGCAGGGGCTTTGGCTTTGTGGAGATGCCTGCCGCCGATGCGGCCAAGGCGATCACCGCGCTCAATGACAAGGAGTATCAGCAACGCACCCTCAAGGTTCGCGAAGCCAACGACAAGCGGGACAGGGATGAGCGGGAAGGCAGCGACGTCGACGCCTGA